The genome window CGCTGGTGCGCTGGGACCCCGCCTGGTTCGCCGCGCTGGAGCTGGCGGGCCGGGAGGAGCTGGGCTTCCCGCCCGCCAGGCGGGTGGCGGCGGTCGACGGCACCCCGGAGGCGATCGAGTCGCTGCTGGAGGTCGTCGAGATGCCCGCCACCGGCGAGGTGCTCGGCCCGGTGCCGATCGGCGAGGTCGACGAGGAGGGCAACTCCGAGCGCGAGCGCGTGCTCGTCCGCGTGGAACGCGCCGAGGGCAGGGCGCTGGCGACCGCCCTGCACGAGGCGCAGGCTGTGCGCGCCGCGCGCAAGGCGGCCGAGCTGCAGGTGCGGCTGGACCCGCTCGAACTGCTGTGACCGGGCGGCCTCCGCAGGGTCAGTACCGGTACGCGCGGGCCTGCGCGGCGGCGTTGGGCTGCTCGGACACCGAGCCCGGCGCGGACACCCGGTTCGGGTCACCGTCGGAGGTGTAGCGGCGGTCCGGATCCGCGGCGAGCTTGTCGAGCCACGCCGTCGAGCCGTAGGCCGCGTCCTGGCCACCAGGTCCCTGCGAGCGGACGCGCGGGATGTTGGCGGGGTCGAAGTCGGCCGACCAGGGCGACGGCGCGGGGTTCGAGCCGACCAGCATCACGCTGTCGTGGTGGTAGGTGACGCCGTCGGCGGAACCGTCGGCGGCGAGCTTCTCGTCGTCCGGGTGCACCCCGAGCGGCAGCGCCAGCGACCGCACCACCAGGCCCGGCACCGCGTCGGTGATCACCCGCTGCATGCCGGCGATCTGCTGCTGGGCCTGCGCACCGGAGACCTGGCCCAGGTTGGGGTGGTCGACGGTGTGGTTGCCGATCTCGAAACCGTTGTCGTGCAACCACTTCAGGCCGCGCGCGCCGGTCGGCTCCTCGAACGGCGGGTTGAAGACGTAGAAGGTCGCCACCGGGCGGAAGCCGGGGTGGGCCGCGGCTACTTCGAGCAGGATGTTCACCGCGGTGCCCGGCGCGGGCCGCCCCGATCCGTCCAAAGTGAACTGTGTCACCGACCCGTCGTCGAAGGTGAGCACGACGGGGTGGGTGCCGGCCGGGATGTCGAACCGGCCTGCGGCGTACTCGCTGACGGTGACCGGGACGTAGCCCTCCGCGGCCAGCCTTTCCAGCTCGGCGCGGAAGTCGGCCGGCGTCCGGTCGTAGACGCTTTCCGGCGCGTCGGTGATGCGGTGGTACATGAGCACCGGTACGTCGCCGAGTTCGTTGGCCCGAACCGATTCCGGCGCCGGAGGCGGGGGCGGGGGAGCCGGTGTTGGTGGTCGTTGTTGTTGCGGGGGCGGTGGGGTTATCGCGGCATCGTTCGCCGAACCCGTCGTGCAGGAGGTCGCGCACAGCGCGGCGATCAGGAGGGTCGCCGAGGCGACCCCGGAGCGCGGTCTTGGCCACATGACGTGCATCCCGTCGGTCAGCCTGATGGATCAAAGCGGCTTCGCCCCCGTCACCGTAGAGAGCCGAAGTCGTCATGTGGATACTCCATGTGGTTAATTGATCTTTAAGTTGTCACCTGAGAGAGTGGTACCGCAGGTCAACTTCGACCGAGCGTGAAAACCCTTGCCAGCCGTACGAATTCGCCCAAGTCGGGGAGGCGAAAGCGGTGACGGATGCTGCGCCCGAAGAGGCGTCAACGTTGCGAACCGGAGTCCGGGCCTTTCTGGCCGACATGCCGAGATGGGTAGCGGTCGCGGTCGGCACCGTGGTGGTGCTGGTGGCCGGCTACCTGCTGCTGTGGCTGGTGTCCACTGAGGACGTCGAGGTGCGGGGAATTCCCCAGCACCCGTTGCGATCCCAGGACGCCGCCGAATCGATCCGGATCCAGGCGGGTTCCGCCGACGGGGTCCGGGTGCTGATCGACGACCGCGAGGTCCCCACCGATGAACAGCGGGGGACGATCGGGTTGCGCACCGCCGCACTCGCCGACGGCCCGCACCATCTGCAGGTCGTCACCCCCTCGATGATCGGGTCGAGCACGACGACCCGTGAGTTCACAGTGGACAGCACGCCGCCGGTGCTGCGGGTCGACGACTCGCTGCGGCCGGAGTCGCCGGGCAAGCCGGTGACGGTGACCGGAAGGGCGGAGGGCGCCGACACGGTCACGGTCGCGGGCAAGCCCGCCCAGGTCGTCAACGGCGCGTTCTCCGCGGTCGTCGAGCGGCCCGACCGCGAGGTCCAGGTGGTGGCCGAGGACCGCGCGGGCAACCGGACCGAGAAGACGATGACCGTGCACATCCGCCACCCCGGCATGCGCGCCGTGCACATGACCGGCCTGGCCTGGACCAGCGCCACGCTGCGCGAGCCGGTGCTGGAGATGGCGCGGCAGGGCCGCATCGACACCGTCGAGCTCGACATCAAGGACGAGAGCGGCGAGGTCCCCTACGACTCCGCGGTGCCGATGGCCAACCAGATCGGCGCGGTCAAGGGCTACTACAACGCGCGCCAGGCCATCGACCAGCTGCACGGCATGGGCGTGCGGGTGGTCGGCAGGCTCGTGGCGTTCAAGGACCCGATCCTCGGTGAGGCGTCCTGGCGCGGTGGCCACCCGGAGCGGGTCGTGCAGACCGCGGGCGGGCAGCCGTGGACCGGCGGATACGGCGGCTACGCGTTCACCAACTTCGCCGACCCGGTGGTGCGCCAGTACAACATCGACATCGCCACCGAGGCCGCCGCGCTCGGCTTCGACGACGTCCTCTACGACTACGTCCGGCGGCCGGACGGGGCGATCGAGCAGATGCGCTTCCCCGGCCTGACGACCACGCCGGAGGCGGGCATCGCCGACTTCCTGCGCCAGACCCAGCCGGCCGTGCGCTCCCGCGGCGCGCTGCTGGGCGCGTCGGTGTTCGGGATCTCGGTGAACCGGCCGACCCAGATCGCCCAGGACATCAGGCAGATGGCCCAGTACGCCGACTACATCGCGCCGATGGTGTACCCGTCGCACTGGGGACCGGGCGAGTTCGGGGTGGACGACCCCAACACCCAGCCCTACGAGATCGTGCGCAACTCGCTGGCCGAGTTCGCCAAGGCGGTCGAGGGCACCGACGTGCAGATCATCCCGTGGCTGCAGGACTTCAGCCTCGGCGCCTCCTACGGCCCGGCCGAGGTGGCGGCCCAGATCAAGGCGGCAGGCGACGGCGGCATGCCGTCGTTCCTGCTGTGGGCGGCGAACTGCCGATACCACGACCAGGCGCTCGCCCCGGCGGGTTAGCCGTCGACCTGGGCACTTCCCCCGTGGCCGACCGCGGGGGAAGTGCCCAGGTGTGCGATCAGCGCCGGTACCTGTCCCCGGCGAAGCGCTCCAGCGCCGACCGCAGTGCCGACAGCAGTCCGGCACGCTTCGCGATGTCGGTCCCCAGCCGGAGTGCGGCTATCACGTGGCCTCCGCGGGCTTCGGCGAGGTCGTGCTCGGCGGCGCGCTTCGCCCGGTCGTTCCCGCTGAGGCGCCCGACCAAGG of Saccharopolyspora erythraea contains these proteins:
- a CDS encoding putative glycoside hydrolase, which encodes MPRWVAVAVGTVVVLVAGYLLLWLVSTEDVEVRGIPQHPLRSQDAAESIRIQAGSADGVRVLIDDREVPTDEQRGTIGLRTAALADGPHHLQVVTPSMIGSSTTTREFTVDSTPPVLRVDDSLRPESPGKPVTVTGRAEGADTVTVAGKPAQVVNGAFSAVVERPDREVQVVAEDRAGNRTEKTMTVHIRHPGMRAVHMTGLAWTSATLREPVLEMARQGRIDTVELDIKDESGEVPYDSAVPMANQIGAVKGYYNARQAIDQLHGMGVRVVGRLVAFKDPILGEASWRGGHPERVVQTAGGQPWTGGYGGYAFTNFADPVVRQYNIDIATEAAALGFDDVLYDYVRRPDGAIEQMRFPGLTTTPEAGIADFLRQTQPAVRSRGALLGASVFGISVNRPTQIAQDIRQMAQYADYIAPMVYPSHWGPGEFGVDDPNTQPYEIVRNSLAEFAKAVEGTDVQIIPWLQDFSLGASYGPAEVAAQIKAAGDGGMPSFLLWAANCRYHDQALAPAG
- a CDS encoding polysaccharide deacetylase family protein, with amino-acid sequence MYHRITDAPESVYDRTPADFRAELERLAAEGYVPVTVSEYAAGRFDIPAGTHPVVLTFDDGSVTQFTLDGSGRPAPGTAVNILLEVAAAHPGFRPVATFYVFNPPFEEPTGARGLKWLHDNGFEIGNHTVDHPNLGQVSGAQAQQQIAGMQRVITDAVPGLVVRSLALPLGVHPDDEKLAADGSADGVTYHHDSVMLVGSNPAPSPWSADFDPANIPRVRSQGPGGQDAAYGSTAWLDKLAADPDRRYTSDGDPNRVSAPGSVSEQPNAAAQARAYRY